CCGAGCTCGAAGTCGAGCCGCTCGATCACCGCTGTCGGGATCGGCCGCCCGTAGCGTTCCTCGGCGCCGCTCATGCTCAGGTGACGCAGGTAAGCGGCGGTAGCGGCCTCGCCGCCGCCGGCGGAGAACTCCTCGGGCACGGGGAACTCGGGCAGCTTGGGCTTGCCGAACTCGATGTCGATCGCAGCCCGCTCGGCGATCCAGAGCGTGTTGTCGCAGGCCTCGGGCCAGTCGCGGAACAGCGTCCGCATCTCCGCCGCCGACTTCAGGTAGTGCTCCTCGCCCTCGAACCGGAACCGCTTGGGGTCGTCGCGCATCGCCCCGGTCTGGACGCAGAGGAGCGCATCGTGGGCCATGGCGTCGTCGCGGTGGGTGTAGTGGCTGTCGTTGGTGGCGAGCAGCGGTGCCCCCACATGGCGGGCGATGTCGATGAGGCTGGCGTTGGTCTTGCGCTGCAGCTCCAACCCGTGGTCCTGGAGCTCGACGAAGAGATGCTCGCGCCCGAAGATGTCCTGGAGTCGCCCGGTCAGCGCCGTGGCGCCGGCGAGGTCGCCCCGTTGCAGGGTCTGGAGGACGACACCGCCGAGGCATCCGGTGGTGGCGATGACGCCGTCGTGGTGGCGCTCGAGCAGCTCCCAGTCGAGACGGGGTTGGTAGTAGTAGCCCTCGAGGTAGGCGGCGCTCGAGAGCTGCATGAGGTTGCGGTAGCCCAGGGTGGACTCGGCGAGGAGCGTGAGGTGGTAGTAGAGCTTCTCCCCTCCCTCCACGTCGCCGCCGGTGTCGTCCACCCGGCCCCGCCGCACCGGTCGCTCGTGGCGGCTGGTGGCCGCCATGTAGGCCTCGATGCCAACGATGGGGACGATCCCCTGGGACTGGCACTCCTTGTAGAAGTCGAGGACGCCGTACATGTTGCCGTGGTCGGTGATGGCCAGGGCCGGCTGCCCGTCGGCCGCCGCCGCCGCCACCAGGTCCTTCACCCGGGCAGCCCCGTCGAGCATGGAGAACTCGGTGTGCACGTGAAGGTGGGCGAACGAGTCCCTTCCAGCTCCGCCCGCCACGTGCGCCTCCTCGACTCGGGCCCCGTCGTCCACAGCCCTGTGGACAAGAGTTACATCGCTGTCATTCACCCTACCGCTTTTCCAGGCGGCTTCGCCGCCCCGCACGAGGTGGCGTCAGAGGTAGGTGCCAGGGCGAGAGCCCGCGGGCTCCTCGCCGGCGGGCAGCTGGCGCCGGCGCATGTCCTCCAGCTGCGAGCGGGCGTTCATCTGCTGGGCGAACAGGGTCGCCTGGATGCCCTGGAACAGTCCTTCCAGCCAGCCGACCAGCTGGGCCTGGGCGATCCGAAGCTCGGCTTCGCTCGGCGTGGTGGCCTCCAACGGAAGCGAGATCCGGTCCAGCTCGGCGGCCAGGTCGGGCGAGAGCCCGTCGGACAGCTCGCGGATCGAGGTCTCGTAGATCTCCCGCAGACGTGTCCGGCTCTTCTCGTCCAAGGGGGCCTGGCGGACCTCGTCGAGCAGCTGGCGGGTCATCGAGCCGATGCGCATGACCTTGGCCGGCTGGGCGACGGTCTCGGTCGGCTCGACGGCGCCGCCGGCTCCGGCCTGAGACTCGGGGGTGGCCGCGCTGCCGCCGTCGGGGCCGGGCACGATGACGACGTTCGGCGGACGGTCGGGTGTGTCGGGAGCCATGAACGATCCTTAGCTCGGATCAGGCCTGGCGCGCCAGCAGTGGCACCAACATCTCGGCCGATGTCAGCGAGCCGTGCCGACTCACCAGGCGGACCTCACCCGTGTCGGCGGGGTCCAGGAAGGCCACGGGAGCACGCGCGACCAGGGCGACGTCGCC
This genomic stretch from Acidimicrobiales bacterium harbors:
- a CDS encoding bacterial proteasome activator family protein codes for the protein MAPDTPDRPPNVVIVPGPDGGSAATPESQAGAGGAVEPTETVAQPAKVMRIGSMTRQLLDEVRQAPLDEKSRTRLREIYETSIRELSDGLSPDLAAELDRISLPLEATTPSEAELRIAQAQLVGWLEGLFQGIQATLFAQQMNARSQLEDMRRRQLPAGEEPAGSRPGTYL